The genomic segment CCACTTAGATATTCTTGAGGCCCATAATTTAATTGAAAGAGTCCAGACTAGTCATGGAGTATACTATAGGTTAAGTAGCGCCGGATTAACTAACTGGGATTTAATAAGTAAATTACTTAAATACAGTAAGGATAATAAGAAGAATTAAGAATTAACCCTTAATATAATTCCTCATTCCCGTTCCCCACTCTATTAAGGTGACCAGGCAACCCACACATAGATAGAAGTGAAACCATGCGTATGTGTGGCCTCGGGAATCCGGTTTCCGGCTGATAAATCTCCTCTTCACAAATCCAAAACTAAGAACTCAATAAGCAATATAATAATTTAACCCTACTCACTACGACAGTAGAAATAATAAGAAAGCAAGTAATCCTAAACGGCTAGAGGGTTAACCTTGAATTAAGGATTACCCATTAGCCTTCTCATTATGGAGTTAAGCATCCTCAGTGTTCCCTTATCCAATACAGTTGATCCAGCACTTTCAATGAATGCCTTTAACGCATTAACATCATTCCTATAATTCACCGTGAACTCATCCCTGTAACTCAACACAGTGGCTCCACTCCACCCTAATGCAGTCAATATTCTCATTATTTTCAAGTAGTCGATGGGACCATTCATTATTGGGTAACCACCCTTGCCATTCTTAATATTATGAGCATAAATGAAACTCACAATATTAAGATTAGGTAAGAGGAACTCAAGTAGTTTCCTTAAACCCTTAAATGATGGTACATCAACTGTTAAACTAAACCTATGGGGTGGAGGAACAGGAGGTATGTCTGACTCAGTCTTCACGAACCATGATAATACAATATTATACTCAGCAGCTATATTAAGGAAATCATCCAGGTTTCCCCCCGGGGGCCTTATTATTACTTCATTTAAGTTTAGGTAATTGGCTAATTCCATTATCCTAGTGAAATCCCTAATCCTCCTTGGTGTTGGTACCCTAATCGTTAATGGCTCATATTCCTCCAGTTCAATGGCTAATTCAGGCAGTGACTTACCCCAATTACCCTTAATGTAATCCACTGTATTCAAGGTTACCTGCAGTCCACTAACCTCCTCAGGCTTAACCCTTAATGGATTAACCTCAACTAACACATCCATTGATGCTTAATTCAAGTTAACGTTAATTAATGTTTCCCTAAACTAACCTAATTGACTCAAGGTGGTTAAGCATTACTGTATCTATCTTATACTTTAACTCTATGCTTAAAGCCAGGTTCATTAACTTACTTGGTTCACCGTGAACAAGCATAACCTTATGTGGCTTAGGCTCAATCCTACCCACGTAGTTCATTAACTGCTTCCTATCGCTGTGACCTGAGAAGCCTGGTTCATGGAATACATTCATGTTAACATTAACGGTGATATCCTGGTCATAGTACTTTAAGTTAACCTTACGCTCACCTTGAATAAGTCTCCTACCCAGGGTCCCCTCCCCCTGGTATGATACGAATATTAGACTGTTCTTGGCGTCATCAGCCATATGGACGAAGTAATCCATGGCTGGCCCACCACTAAGCATACCATGCGGCGCCAGTATTATTGATGGTGGACCCTGCAGTATATCCATGACTTGTTCCTGCCTCTTATCAGGGTTCCTAGCCCTCTCCACTGGTTTAACGTACTCTGAGATAAATGGGTTAACCCCATCGTATATCAACTCCTTAACATTATTATTCAAGTAATCCGGGAACATTAAGTGGACGTTAAGTGTCTGAAGAACCATACCATCAACGTATATTGGGGCCTTAGTTAACTTACCCGCCTGCATTGAATCATTAAGTAGGAATAATATTTCCTGAGCCCTACCTGTACTGAAGACTGGTATAAGCACCTTACCACCGTTTTCAAGGGTCTTACCAACCAGTTGAATTAACTCAGCCTCAGCCTCCTCCCTAGGCTTCTGAACATCATCCTTACCACCGTAGGTTGACTCCATTATGAGTAATTCCACGCGCTTAAAGATACTGTGGGCTGGGTTAAGTAACCTAGAGGGACCGTACTTGAAGTCACCGGTGTAAACTATGTTATATAACCCATTACCAATGTGAAGGTGGGATAAGGCTGAACCAATCTCATGACCAGCATCATAGAGCGTTAACTTAATGTCAGGTGAAATATCAGTAACATCACCGTAATCCACCGTGACGCTGTGGTATAGGCTTGAAGCTAATTCACTTAACCCATAGTAAGAGTAACCACGCTCAGAGGATAAGTCTATGTAATCAGTTAAGAGAATCTCCATTAGGTACTTGGTTGGCTCAGTCATGTATACTGGACCCTTGTAACCATACTTGTATAGGTAGGGTAGCATACCTATGTGATCCAGGTGAGCATGGGAAATCACCACAGCGTCCAGGTTATCAACATCTATTACGTCAAAGAACGGAGCCTCATCCATACCCCCACTGGGCTTAACACCCGCATCAAGTAGGACCCTGCTTTCACTGGTCTCAATAAGCAACGCACTCCTACCCACCTCGAAGCATGCGCCTAGGCAAGTTACCTTAACGTACTCATTCTTATACACCGGTAGCCTATGTATCCTTAAACCAATGCTCTTCAGGAACTCCGCCCTCTCCTTACTCATCAACATATCCACATTGTTAACAGCATCAATGTCATCCCTAGGTAAACCCTTAGACATATCTAGGGCTGTTGTAACTATTACTGGTCTCCAACCTGTTTGAGATAATATAGCTTTATCAAGACCCTTAATTACCTGGGGTTTCCTAAGGAATATGTAGACATCACCTAATTGATCATTGAAGTAAATTTTATCAACCTCATTACCACCATCAGTTATCATCTTTCTAATAACCTTCTCAACCTCCTCCTTAGGTGCCCTAGCCTTCTCATCACCCTTAATTATAATGTGCTTCTTAAGCTCCTTAGCAAGCATCTTTATTAACTCACTATTACTCATGATGTAGCCTGGGTTAAGTGAGTATATGGATACGTGAGGCCCCTCAAACTCAATCCTAGTTACCTTAGCCTCCTCAGGCAGCATCTTAATAATCTTCTCCTCTATATCAGGTCTAAGCGCCATTCCATAAACACCCTCAAGACATGTCTCATTACCCTAAGGTATTTATAAACGTTATGCAAAAGCTAACTCAACACCCTTCTTTAACCCAATACACCCTATCGCTTAATCCCATTTATTAGAGTAATGAATTAATTGCCTCACTTATGAATCACGTTAATTAACCCAGTCCTTACCTAGGAATACCTTACGTATGCTGCATTATTTATATTTAAAATGCATCGGTAATCAGGAAATTAATTTAGGAATAATGATCCATGAGCCTATTTTTAGAGGGAACTAAGATTAAGATAATGATTTAATTATGAGATAGGTATTTCCCTAGGTGGTTAAATACTTAAATACCCATTATGATTAAGATAACGCCGCGGTGAAATAATGCCTGATTTCTCAGACACGCCGTGGATTAATGGTAATCAGCTTGTTGTAGCTCATAGACTAAGAATGTGGTATACTGTGCGTACAGGCTTATTCTCAAAACCCAGGTACGTTAAGGCTGTTGATGATGTAAGCATTAGTATCGGTAATGGTGAAACAATGGCAATAGTTGGCGAATCAGGCAGTGGTAAAACAACGTTAGGCAGGGTCCTCATTAGGCTTCTTAAGCCCACTGGGGGTGAATTATTCTTTGATGGCAAGGATATTGCCCATGAGGATGATCATAACCTACTTTGGTTCAGG from the Caldivirga maquilingensis IC-167 genome contains:
- a CDS encoding beta-CASP ribonuclease aCPSF1, with amino-acid sequence MALRPDIEEKIIKMLPEEAKVTRIEFEGPHVSIYSLNPGYIMSNSELIKMLAKELKKHIIIKGDEKARAPKEEVEKVIRKMITDGGNEVDKIYFNDQLGDVYIFLRKPQVIKGLDKAILSQTGWRPVIVTTALDMSKGLPRDDIDAVNNVDMLMSKERAEFLKSIGLRIHRLPVYKNEYVKVTCLGACFEVGRSALLIETSESRVLLDAGVKPSGGMDEAPFFDVIDVDNLDAVVISHAHLDHIGMLPYLYKYGYKGPVYMTEPTKYLMEILLTDYIDLSSERGYSYYGLSELASSLYHSVTVDYGDVTDISPDIKLTLYDAGHEIGSALSHLHIGNGLYNIVYTGDFKYGPSRLLNPAHSIFKRVELLIMESTYGGKDDVQKPREEAEAELIQLVGKTLENGGKVLIPVFSTGRAQEILFLLNDSMQAGKLTKAPIYVDGMVLQTLNVHLMFPDYLNNNVKELIYDGVNPFISEYVKPVERARNPDKRQEQVMDILQGPPSIILAPHGMLSGGPAMDYFVHMADDAKNSLIFVSYQGEGTLGRRLIQGERKVNLKYYDQDITVNVNMNVFHEPGFSGHSDRKQLMNYVGRIEPKPHKVMLVHGEPSKLMNLALSIELKYKIDTVMLNHLESIRLV